The following are encoded together in the Glycine max cultivar Williams 82 chromosome 8, Glycine_max_v4.0, whole genome shotgun sequence genome:
- the LOC100802130 gene encoding disease resistance protein RPM1: MQKLQEIAVSLAVDYLLPPLKKAVNSVMEVPKDAADMKDKLDEIQAMIHDVDKMAAAEEGNSRDGLKAKVKQLVETSFCMEDIVDEYIIHEERQLAHDPGCASLPCKAIDLVKTTASRLQFAYLNQDVKSEFRGIKERNKSEDCSQIQSPGGPQNITFDNLRMAPMFLKEAEVVGFDSPRHTLERWLKEGRKKLTVISVVGMGGSGKTTLAKKVFDKVQTHFTRHVWITVSQSYTIEGLLLKFLEAEKEKDPSQRVYSTMDKASLIHEVRNHLSCNSYVVVFDDVWNENFWEEMKFALVDVENGSRIIITTRHREVAESCRTSSLVQVHELQPLTDDKSFELFCKTAFGSELDGHCPNNLKDISTEIVKKCGGLPLAIVATGGLLSRKSRDAREWQRFSENLSSELGKHPKLTPVTKILGLSYYDLPYHLKPCFLYFGIYPEDYEVGCGRLIRQWVAEGFVKSDEAAQTLEEVAEKYLNELIQRSLVQVSSFSRFGKIKSCRVHDVVREMIREKNQDLSVCHSASERGNLSKSGMIRRLTIASGSNNLTGSVESSNIRSLHVFSDEELSESLVKSMPTKYRLLRVLQFEGAPMYDYVPPIESLGDLSFLRYLSFRRSSKIVHLPKLIGELHNLETLDLRYTGVRKMPREIYKLKKLRHLNGYYGFKMDSGIGDLTSLQTLRGVDISHNTEEVVKGLEKLTQLRVLGLREVEPRFKSFLCSLINKMQHLEKLYITSRDGSTYGKMDLHFDVFAPVLQKVSLMGRLKKFPNWVAKLQNLVTLSLSFTQLTHDPLPLLKDLPILTHLCIHHIAYDGEVLQFPNRGFPNLKQILLLHLFPLKSIVIEDGALPSLEKLKLKFIPRLTEVPRGIDKLPKLKVFHCVDMSDEFKESFNLNRGQRGQWIIE; this comes from the coding sequence ATGCAGAAATTGCAAGAAATTGCAGTGTCCTTGGCTGTTGATTATTTGCTTCCACCCTTAAAGAAAGCAGTGAATTCAGTCATGGAGGTTCCAAAAGATGCCGCAGACATGAAAGACAAACTTGATGAGATTCAAGCCATGATTCATGATGTGGACAAGATGGCAGCAGCTGAAGAAGGCAACTCACGTGATGGTCTAAAGGCAAAGGTGAAGCAGCTGGTGGAAACATCTTTTTGTATGGAAGATATCGTTGATGAATACATTATCCATGAGGAAAGGCAGCTTGCTCATGATCCCGGATGTGCATCTTTACCTTGTAAGGCAATTGATCTCGTCAAAACTACGGCCTCTCGTCTTCAATTTGCATACTTGAACCAGGACGTGAAATCAGAATTTCGTGGGATCAAGGAGAGGAACAAAAGTGAGGATTGCTCCCAAATTCAATCTCCTGGAGGACCCCAAAACATCACGTTTGACAACCTTCGAATGGCTCCTATGTTTCTTAAGGAGGCTGAGGTGGTGGGCTTTGACAGCCCTAGACACACATTGGAAAGATGGTTGAAAGAGGGGCGGAAAAAGCTCACTGTTATCTCTGTGGTAGGAATGGGAGGAAGTGGAAAAACTACTCTTGCCAAGAAAGTTTTTGACAAAGTCCAGACACACTTCACTCGCCATGTCTGGATCACAGTGTCTCAGTCATATACCATAGAAGGATTGCTGCTCAAGTTTCTGGaagcagaaaaagaaaaggatccTTCTCAGAGAGTTTATTCTACAATGGATAAAGCATCGTTGATACATGAGGTGAGAAATCACTTGAGCTGCAATAGTTATGTTGTCGTGTTTGATGACGTGTGGAATGAAAATTTTTGGGAGGAAATGAAATTTGCTTtagttgatgttgaaaatggaagtaggATAATAATCACAACCAGGCACCGTGAGGTTGCAGAGTCTTGTAGGACATCTTCTCTTGTTCAAGTGCATGAGTTGCAACCTTTAACTGATGACAAATCTTTCGAATTGTTTTGTAAAACGGCATTTGGATCTGAATTAGATGGGCATTGTCCAAACAATCTTAAGGACATATCAACTGAAATTGTTAAAAAGTGTGGAGGTTTACCACTAGCTATTGTGGCCACTGGTGGCCTTTTATCTCGTAAAAGTAGAGATGCACGTGAATGGCAAAGATTTAGTGAGAATCTAAGTTCAGAATTAGGAAAGCATCCCAAATTAACTCCCGTGACAAAGATTTTGGGTTTAAGTTATTATGATTTGCCTTACCATCTCAAACCATGCTTCTTGTATTTCGGAATATATCCGGAAGATTATGAAGTTGGGTGTGGGAGATTGATTCGACAATGGGTAGCTGAGGGGTTTGTCAAATCTGATGAAGCGGCACAGACTTTAGAAGAAGTGgcagaaaaatatttgaatgagTTGATCCAAAGAAGTTTGGTTCAAGTATCttcattttcaaggtttggcAAAATTAAAAGTTGTCGTGTTCATGACGTGGTACGTGAAATGATCCGCgagaagaatcaagatttaagCGTTTGTCATTCGGCTAGTGAGCGCGGGAACTTGTCCAAAAGTGGGATGATTCGTCGCCTAACAATAGCATCTGGTTCCAACAATTTGACGGGAAGTGTTGAAAGCTCCAACATTCGATCACTTCATGTTTTCAGTGATGAAGAATTGTCAGAATCCTTGGTGAAGAGTATGCCTACAAAGTACAGGTTATTAAGGGTACTTCAATTTGAAGGTGCTCCAATGTATGATTATGTTCCGCCCATTGAAAGTTTGGGGGATTTATCATTTTTGAGGTACTTAAGCTTCAGAAGAAGTTCGAAGATAGTCCATCTTCCAAAATTAATTGGTGAGCTGCACAACCTAGAAACATTGGATCTAAGATACACTGGTGTGCGTAAGATGCCAAGAGAGATCTACAAGCTTAAAAAGTTAAGACACCTGAATGGTTATTATGGGTTTAAAATGGATAGTGGCATTGGAGATCTAACATCCCTACAAACACTACGTGGAGTGGACATAAGCCATAATACAGAAGAAGTAGTAAAAGGGTTGGAAAAACTTACACAATTAAGGGTGTTGGGCTTGAGAGAAGTTGAGCCAAGATTCAAAAGTTTTCTGTGCTCCTTGATAAACAAGATGCAACACCTGGAGAAGTTATATATTACTTCAAGAGATGGTAGTACCTATGGGAAGATGGATTTGCATTTTGATGTATTTGCACCTGTACTTCAGAAGGTTAGTCTTATGGGGCGGTTAAAGAAGTTCCCAAACTGGGTTGCCAAGCTCCAAAATCTTGTTACGTTGTCCTTGTCATTCACCCAGTTGACACATGATCCATTGCCACTACTTAAAGATCTACCAATTTTGACGCACCTTTGTATCCACCATATTGCATACGATGGTGAAGTTTTGCAGTTTCCAAACAGGGGGTTTCCGAACCTAAAGCAAATACTACTGTTACATTTGTTTCCATTGAAATCCATCGTTATTGAAGATGGAGCATTGCCTTCTCTCGAAAAGctcaagttaaaatttattccCCGACTGACAGAGGTGCCTCGTGGTATTGACAAGTTACCAAAGCTTAAGGTTTTCCATTGTGTTGATATGTCAGATGAATTTAAAGAAAGCTTTAATCTCAACAGAGGACAACGTGGTCAATGGATAATAGAATGA